The following coding sequences are from one Novosphingobium sp. Gsoil 351 window:
- a CDS encoding HipA domain-containing protein has protein sequence MTEDRLAVWMDGMATPAGHLERSDEGDTSFAYARNYLDAGGPPLSLSLPLADAAYDDRGMRAFFANLLPENAQLQRILDREGLERGNVVGQLRHLGADCAGAVSCLPMGDPPVKTPGRLDADYEPLDDAAAIRIVRSLAELRRLPAEVDDPSPVAGVQSKIALTVLPDGRFALPRAGLRVPTTHILKVPERRHGRDARLEEAAALLAAACGLEVSVPQAIKVGDYEALLIERFDRRVAQDTVTRIHQEDFAQALGFSSELKYERRGREGRKFDVSAALSVLDRTADPEAARLGFVLATLFNLRIGNTDNHAKNHALLYDTGGPPRLAPLYDMLPIRLHDRYNHQLAFKIGQATLFDEMTSDDVATFLIECGVEDVPGFVGEAVVPLVRSLEKATPTLRSQGMRTFDDLIGRETERLVDLLSAAVELRARCVRRARRRLLMSN, from the coding sequence ATGACTGAGGACCGGCTTGCCGTCTGGATGGACGGCATGGCCACTCCTGCGGGCCATCTCGAACGAAGCGACGAGGGCGACACCAGCTTTGCGTATGCCAGGAATTATCTCGACGCCGGCGGCCCGCCGCTGTCGCTCTCGCTACCGTTGGCGGACGCGGCTTACGACGATCGCGGAATGCGGGCCTTCTTTGCCAATCTGCTGCCCGAGAACGCGCAACTGCAGCGCATCCTCGACCGCGAAGGCCTGGAGCGCGGTAACGTGGTCGGCCAACTGCGGCATCTCGGCGCCGACTGCGCCGGCGCGGTGTCCTGCCTGCCCATGGGTGACCCGCCGGTGAAGACCCCGGGCCGGCTCGATGCCGACTACGAGCCGCTCGACGATGCGGCGGCGATCCGGATCGTTCGCAGCCTCGCCGAGTTGCGCCGTCTTCCCGCCGAGGTCGACGATCCCTCGCCTGTCGCGGGCGTGCAGAGCAAGATCGCCTTGACGGTCCTGCCCGACGGCCGCTTCGCCTTACCTCGCGCAGGTTTGCGGGTTCCCACCACGCATATCCTCAAGGTCCCCGAGCGCCGCCATGGCCGCGATGCCCGGCTCGAGGAGGCCGCTGCGCTGCTCGCTGCCGCTTGCGGCCTTGAGGTCAGCGTGCCGCAGGCGATCAAGGTCGGCGACTACGAGGCTTTGCTGATAGAGCGTTTCGACCGCCGGGTTGCCCAAGACACGGTCACGCGCATCCACCAGGAGGACTTCGCGCAGGCGCTCGGCTTTTCGTCCGAGCTCAAGTACGAGCGGCGCGGGCGGGAAGGGCGCAAGTTCGACGTTTCCGCGGCGCTCTCGGTCCTCGACCGCACCGCGGACCCCGAGGCCGCGCGGCTCGGGTTCGTTCTGGCGACGCTGTTCAACTTGCGCATCGGCAACACCGACAATCACGCCAAGAACCACGCCCTGCTATACGATACCGGCGGCCCGCCGCGGCTGGCCCCGCTTTACGACATGCTGCCGATCCGACTTCATGACCGCTACAACCACCAGCTCGCGTTCAAGATCGGCCAGGCGACCCTCTTCGACGAGATGACCTCGGACGATGTCGCCACATTCCTGATCGAGTGCGGGGTCGAGGATGTCCCAGGTTTCGTCGGGGAAGCTGTCGTGCCGCTTGTCCGTAGCCTCGAGAAAGCCACGCCGACCTTGCGCTCGCAGGGCATGCGAACGTTCGATGACCTGATCGGACGAGAGACAGAACGGCTCGTCGACCTGCTCAGCGCGGCGGTCGAACTGCGAGCGCGATGCGTTCGTCGAGCGCGGCGGCGGCTGCTCATGAGCAACTAA
- a CDS encoding 8-amino-7-oxononanoate synthase, with product MLALQAHRADLSRLREADRLRGLRPREGVDFASNDYLGLAKSERLRGAVADALDRGVAIGSGGSRLLRGNDPAHEALEAQAAAAFGAETALFFANGYTANLAAFGALPQRGDLVVHDALIHASAHDGMRLGRAETVAAAHNDAQAFADAAAAWRREGGTGQIWLAVESLYSMDGDLAPLNELSEIATRFEANLLIDEAHATGVFGARGLGLAENLHHRPNVIALHTCGKALGCEGALLCGPAPLREFLVNRARSFIFSTAPSPLMAVAVGEALRIVADEPGRRGELWRRVVHAEQVLAGCGVAATGSQILPLVIGDDARTMAAAGALHAAGFDVRGIRPPTVPAGTSRLRISLTLNATTDQIDALAGALKVVL from the coding sequence ATGCTGGCACTACAAGCTCACCGCGCAGATCTTTCGCGCCTGCGCGAGGCGGACCGACTTCGCGGGCTGCGCCCGCGCGAGGGCGTCGACTTCGCTTCCAACGACTACCTCGGCCTGGCAAAATCGGAGCGGTTGCGCGGCGCGGTCGCGGATGCGCTCGACCGCGGCGTGGCAATCGGCTCGGGCGGCTCGCGGCTGCTGCGCGGCAACGACCCCGCCCACGAAGCGCTCGAGGCGCAGGCTGCCGCGGCGTTCGGCGCAGAGACGGCGCTGTTCTTCGCGAACGGCTACACCGCCAACCTCGCCGCCTTCGGCGCGCTGCCGCAGCGTGGCGACCTCGTCGTCCACGACGCGCTGATCCATGCCAGCGCCCACGACGGGATGCGCCTCGGACGGGCCGAGACGGTCGCGGCGGCGCATAACGATGCGCAAGCCTTCGCCGACGCCGCCGCGGCGTGGCGCCGGGAGGGCGGCACCGGACAAATCTGGCTGGCGGTCGAAAGCCTATACAGCATGGACGGCGACCTTGCCCCGCTTAACGAATTGTCCGAGATCGCCACGCGGTTCGAGGCCAACCTGCTGATCGACGAGGCCCACGCCACCGGCGTGTTCGGCGCGCGCGGGCTGGGGCTGGCAGAGAATTTGCACCACCGCCCCAACGTCATCGCGCTGCACACCTGCGGCAAGGCGCTGGGCTGCGAAGGCGCGCTCCTGTGCGGGCCGGCTCCGTTGCGCGAGTTTCTCGTCAACCGCGCGCGCAGCTTCATCTTCTCGACAGCGCCGTCGCCGCTGATGGCGGTGGCGGTGGGCGAGGCGCTGCGGATCGTCGCCGACGAGCCCGGGCGCCGTGGCGAGCTGTGGCGGCGCGTGGTGCACGCCGAGCAGGTCCTGGCCGGGTGTGGAGTGGCAGCGACGGGCTCGCAGATCCTCCCGCTGGTGATCGGAGATGATGCCCGGACGATGGCCGCAGCGGGCGCGCTGCACGCGGCAGGGTTCGACGTCCGCGGCATCCGTCCGCCGACGGTGCCCGCGGGAACCTCGCGGCTGCGCATCTCGCTGACGCTCAATGCCACGACCGATCAGATCGACGCGCTGGCAGGCGCGCTCAAGGTGGTGCTTTGA